The following coding sequences lie in one Leptospira ryugenii genomic window:
- a CDS encoding c-type cytochrome produces the protein MKQPKEVDGIYQADNPMPTWWQLVWLLTIIFSVGYVVYFHWFSDWPQEVAYAKEVAEHEAKYPNKPKLVETADGSNPFREDAVAIKEGEATYKQICAACHGPNAEGAVGPSLVDAEWIHGNTDKEVFANVMGGIGPERQKLNRGGMPAWNGLGADKVYSIMAWLATKNQTLVKAK, from the coding sequence ATGAAACAACCTAAAGAAGTAGATGGCATTTACCAAGCTGATAACCCGATGCCAACTTGGTGGCAGTTGGTATGGTTGCTCACAATCATATTTTCTGTAGGCTATGTGGTTTACTTTCATTGGTTTTCGGATTGGCCGCAAGAAGTTGCCTATGCAAAAGAAGTGGCTGAGCATGAAGCAAAGTATCCTAACAAGCCAAAGTTAGTGGAAACAGCCGATGGATCGAATCCCTTCCGTGAGGATGCTGTGGCCATCAAAGAAGGAGAAGCTACATACAAACAAATCTGTGCAGCCTGTCATGGACCAAATGCAGAAGGCGCTGTCGGACCTAGTCTCGTAGACGCTGAATGGATACATGGAAACACAGATAAAGAAGTGTTTGCAAATGTAATGGGTGGAATTGGTCCAGAACGCCAAAAGTTAAATCGCGGCGGTATGCCAGCTTGGAATGGATTGGGTGCTGATAAGGTTTACTCTATCATGGCATGGTTGGCTACCAAAAATCAAACATTGGTCAAGGCAAAGTAA
- the ccoG gene encoding cytochrome c oxidase accessory protein CcoG: MIISRPQSGKIRTRRNWVMGFLVALFFSAPWVILPSGSPLIRLDIPNRMFHLFGGLFIPQEGLILWFFLLTMGLSLFFFTSVIGRVWCGWACPQTIYTDFFDRIGRLILDSKYGKKDAPIFKKYIVYSIWLLVSFVASFHWIAYFVSPYEMIGAYAKGSFETYFYFTLFFTGAMFIDIGFIREQFCKYACPYARFQTLLMDEHSWNVTYDYKRGEPRRDKKTQIGDCIACNMCVVVCPTGIDIREGLQVGCVACGKCVDACTSIMAKENKKTLIGYFSLSQIETRGPIKWIRPRTVIYAILLSIVLVGASYKLITRLPFSMIAANNKSMPPVLLTDNRLRAFVSLRIQNIDPNEQEYKIEALDIRHNKKIQILSGEGTTFTLRSGELKSFSVVLETDVLTASEISESFIPGLIRLSNAHDPSLKLEKALSLKIPGT; this comes from the coding sequence ATGATTATTTCGAGACCACAATCAGGTAAAATCAGAACAAGACGCAATTGGGTGATGGGATTTTTAGTCGCCCTCTTCTTCTCAGCTCCTTGGGTCATATTGCCTTCGGGTAGCCCATTGATTCGATTGGATATCCCAAATCGAATGTTTCATTTGTTTGGTGGTCTCTTTATTCCTCAGGAGGGCTTAATCCTATGGTTTTTTCTTTTGACTATGGGCTTATCTCTCTTTTTCTTTACTTCTGTCATTGGTCGTGTCTGGTGTGGATGGGCTTGCCCACAAACCATTTACACGGATTTTTTTGATCGAATTGGGAGGCTCATTCTGGATAGCAAATACGGAAAAAAGGATGCCCCCATTTTCAAAAAGTACATTGTGTACTCTATTTGGCTTTTGGTTTCCTTCGTTGCTTCATTTCATTGGATCGCCTACTTCGTCAGTCCATATGAAATGATAGGAGCGTATGCCAAAGGTTCCTTCGAAACATATTTTTATTTTACATTATTTTTTACTGGCGCAATGTTTATCGATATCGGTTTTATTCGCGAACAGTTCTGTAAATATGCATGCCCATATGCTAGATTCCAAACGCTTCTTATGGATGAGCATTCCTGGAATGTAACTTATGATTACAAACGTGGAGAGCCAAGGAGAGATAAAAAAACACAAATTGGCGATTGTATCGCTTGCAATATGTGTGTTGTGGTTTGTCCTACCGGAATCGATATCCGTGAAGGATTACAAGTTGGCTGTGTTGCTTGCGGTAAGTGTGTCGATGCCTGCACTAGTATCATGGCGAAAGAAAATAAAAAAACTTTGATCGGTTATTTTTCTCTAAGTCAAATTGAAACAAGAGGTCCAATCAAGTGGATCCGACCTAGAACAGTTATCTATGCCATTTTATTGAGTATCGTATTGGTGGGTGCCTCTTATAAACTCATCACTAGACTGCCCTTTTCTATGATTGCGGCAAATAACAAATCTATGCCTCCGGTTCTTTTAACAGACAATAGGCTAAGAGCATTTGTATCTCTTAGAATTCAGAACATTGACCCCAATGAACAAGAATATAAGATTGAAGCATTGGATATTCGTCACAACAAAAAAATCCAAATACTCTCTGGTGAGGGGACTACCTTCACATTAAGATCAGGAGAGCTCAAGAGCTTTTCTGTCGTCTTAGAAACAGATGTATTAACAGCCTCTGAAATCTCTGAATCATTCATTCCAGGTTTAATTCGGCTAAGCAATGCACATGACCCAAGCCTCAAACTGGAAAAAGCCTTATCATTAAAAATACCAGGTACTTAA
- a CDS encoding FixH family protein encodes MFKNLDPSLRKAMYVVLAAFLCLVGATFYTIRLTYQQYEPVMDKDYYEIGLNYEKTIRDQKELMSAGYRLDLNWGANADILPKENLILQVSLLQNESKVPSEEVKLILERNATVSKTLRLVLNEKETGVFSAKLPDLDPGTWNTRVIAKIENRYFEKQGQIIVR; translated from the coding sequence ATGTTCAAAAATCTCGACCCCTCTTTACGAAAAGCTATGTATGTGGTACTCGCTGCCTTTTTATGTTTGGTGGGAGCCACCTTTTATACGATCCGACTTACCTACCAACAATATGAACCTGTTATGGATAAGGATTACTATGAAATTGGATTGAACTATGAAAAAACAATCCGTGACCAAAAAGAGTTAATGTCTGCTGGCTATAGACTTGATTTAAATTGGGGAGCAAATGCAGACATTCTACCCAAGGAAAATTTGATCCTCCAAGTCTCTCTCTTACAGAATGAATCAAAGGTTCCTAGTGAAGAGGTAAAGTTAATATTAGAAAGAAATGCAACTGTTTCCAAAACACTACGATTGGTTTTAAATGAAAAGGAAACAGGAGTGTTCTCAGCGAAACTTCCTGATTTGGATCCAGGGACTTGGAATACGAGAGTCATAGCAAAAATCGAAAACCGTTACTTTGAAAAACAGGGCCAGATCATTGTCCGATAG